A section of the Phacochoerus africanus isolate WHEZ1 chromosome 4, ROS_Pafr_v1, whole genome shotgun sequence genome encodes:
- the LOC125124445 gene encoding olfactory receptor 8K3-like: MGKHNRTVLSEFILLGITDRPELQAPLFGLFLLIYVVSVVGNLGMVTLTKVDARLQTPMYFFLRHLSLTDFGYSTTVGPKMLVSFVVDENKISYYFCATQLAFFIMFFISELFILSAMAYDRYVAICHPLLYTVMMSPRLCRVLVVIPYIYSVILSSLTILKIFTALFCDSNVIRHFYCSSLSLIALLCSDTQEIQLIILMFSTFNLVSSLLIVLVSYILILVIILRMNSAESRNKAFSTCGSHLTVITVFYGTLFFMYVQPKSSESFDTDQVASLFYTLVIPMLNPMIYSLRNKEVKNAVCRTWNMCANVLLKIPWRIH, translated from the coding sequence ATGGGAAAACACAACAGAACGGTGCTGAGCGAATTCATCCTCCTGGGAATCACAGACCGCCCTGAGCTGCAGGCTCCACTGTTTGGGCTGTTCCTGCTCATCTACGTGGTCTCGGTGGTGGGCAACTTGGGCATGGTCACCCTCACCAAGGTGGACGCCAGGCTCCaaacccccatgtacttctttctcaGACACCTGTCTCTCACAGATTTTGGTTATTCCACAACGGTAGGACCCAAGATGTTAGTAAGTTTTGTCGTGgatgaaaataaaatctcctATTATTTTTGTGCCACACAGCTGGCTTTCTTCATCATGTTCTTTATCAGTGAACTTTTCATTCTGTCGGcaatggcctatgaccgctatgtggccatctgtcaccctCTGCTCTACACTGTCATGATGTCACCAAGGTTATGTCGTGTACTAGTGGTGATCCCTTATATCTATAGTGTCATTTTGTCTTCTCTGACCATCCTAAAAATTTTCACTGCATTGTTCTGTGACTCGAACGTCATTAGGCATTTCTACTGCAGCAGTCTGTCCTTGATAGCTTTGCTATGCTCAGACACACAGGAAATTCAACTGATAATTCTGATGTTTTCTACTTTTAATCTGGTGTCCTCTCTTCTGATAGTCCTTGTGTCCTACATTCTGATCCTTGTCATCATCCTTAGGATGAACTCTGCAGAAAGCAGGAACAAGGCTTTCTCCACCTGTGGCTCGCACCTGACAGTGATAACTGTATTCTATGGGACTCTCTTCTTTATGTATGTGCAGCCCAAGTCCAGTGAGTCCTTTGATACTGATCAAGTGGCCTCTTTATTTTATACTCTGGTAATACCCATGCTGAATCCTATGATCTACAGTTTAAGAAACAAAGAGGTGAAAAATGCTGTATGTAGAACTTGGAATATGTGTGCAAATGTTCTGCTTAAAATTCCCTGGAGGATACACTAA